The Deltaproteobacteria bacterium genomic interval GATGTCGCGCACTCCGTGGTTGTGGTACAGGTCCTTGATGAGGGCCATCACGTAAGGGGCGCTGTGGGCGCGCAGGTTGCTGCCGAATATGCGGCGGTCGCAGAAGGTGCACTTGCCGGTGCAGCCCCTGGAGGTGCACACGGAGGTGGAGGGGAAGTTGGCCACACTCTGGGTCTGGATGCAGTAGGCCCGGGGAAAGCGCGGCAGCATCTCCCAGGCCGGAAGAGGGAGCGAGTCGAGGTCCTGTATGAGGGGGCGCGGCCCGGTGAATACGACCTTTTCACCCTTTCTCAGGGCGAGTCCCCGGACCTCTTCGAGCGGCGAGCCCTCCTTGAGGGCCGCGACGAGTTCGGCCACGGTCTCTTCCCCCTCGCCGAGGACGACCGCGTCTATGGCCCTGTGTTCGAGGAGCGAGCGTTCGGGCAGGGCCGAGACGTGGACGCCTCCGGCTATGACCGTGATGCGCCGGTCGAGCTCTTTTACCAGCTCCGCAAGCTCGGCGCCGCTGGGAAAGGTGGAGGTGGTGGAGGTGATGCCCACGATGTCGGGCCTGAAGGCGTCGATGCGGGAGATCGTCTCGTCGTGGCCGAGCTCCTCGACCTGGGCGTCGATTATGGCCGTCTCCCAGCCGCGCTCTCTGGTGACGGCCGCCAGGTTGGTGAGGGCCAGCGGCGGCGAGTAGGAGCCGGCGGCGGCGAGCGCGCCGTAGCGGTCCTTCTTCGAGACCGGCGGATTTACGAAGAGTATCCTCACCGGCCGCGCTCCCCGGACCTCCCGGAGCGCAGAAGCCCCGGCAGGTAGCGCCTGAAGACGAGCTCGCGCAGCAGGGCCGGCCTCGTCACGTTGTTGAGCATGATGTTGCGCTCCATGTAGCAGACGAGCGAGCAGCCCGGACACTGCTGGCCCGCGGCGCGCGCCAGTATCTCCCTCGTCTGGTCGGAGGCCAGGCGTTCGCGCCAGTCGTTGCGCGTGAGATCGCCCATCGGCTCGAGCATGATCGAGCAGGGGTGGATGACGCCCCGGGGGTCTACGTAGACGAAGGCCCGTCCGCCGTAGCACTCTATGGAGCGGACCTTGTCGTAGTCCGTGTAGTAGTCGGGCAGCAGCTCGCTGTAGGCCCCGAGGTTGGAGCCGGGCAGGGCGGCGAGCGTGCGGGCCGCCTTCTCGAGCACCTCCCTGTCGGCGGGACCGAAACCGACCTCGGAGCGGAACTCGTCGGCCACCTCGCCGAGCCATACGGGCTGGAAGTTGTTGCGGTCCACGCCCAGCGTGACGCGCAGGCGCGCTATCTCCTCCACTTCATGGACGTTGCCCCTGTGTATGACCGTGCCGGTGCTTATCCTTGTGCCGTAGCCCTTTTCGTCTCTCAGGGCGACGACCTTCCTGATCGTGTCCACCACCCTGTGGAAGGGACAGTTCTTCCTGAACATCTCGTGGGTGGCCGCGCTCGCCCCGTCGATGGAGAAGCAGATGGTGTCGATGCCGGCGGCCATGAGGGCGTCGTAGACGTCGAGCCGCCCTACGGTGCCGTTGGTGTTCATGCCCACGAAAAGGCCCAGGGCCTTGGCGTGGGCCGTGAGCTCGACGACGTCCTTCCTCAGAAGGGGCTCTCCGCCGCTCAGGCCCAGGTAGACGACACCGAGCTCGCCGAGCCTGTCGATGACGAGCTTCATGGCGTCGGCGGGCAGGTCCTCGTGGTCGTCGCGCCAGTAGTTGCAGTAGCTGCACCGGCAGTTGCAGTTCCACGTGAGATCGAGGGTCGCCCATATGGGCGCCACCTTGAAGCGCTTTATCCTGAGGTATTGAAGGGGCAGTCCTGTCAGTCTTCCGAGCATCTTTTCCCCCTGCGGTTCTTCTCCGCTCCGGGTGCAGGCATCGGGAAGAAGCGCAGACGCTGAAGGCCCTTGATGGGGCGTCATTGCAGAAGCGCCTTCCCGGCGGCCTCCCGGAGGTCGGGGCGCAAAGGCGTAAAACCCCGCCTGGCGCGCCCCGACCTCCGGGAGGCCGCCCCGCACGAAGGCAGGCTGACATGGAGACGCGGCCGGGGCTCCTTCAGCCCTCCGCGGAGAGCGTTCCCCGAAGCATCTTCCTGTAGAGTCTCTCCGTCTCCGCCACCATCCGTTCCACGCCGAAGCGGCGGCGGACGTAGCTACGGCCGGCCTCGCCCATCTCGCCGAGCCGTTCCCTGTGGGAGAGGAGCCGCTCTACGGCCTCGGCGAGTTCTACGGAGTCGCCGGGTTCGACGAGCAGCCCCGTAACGCCTTCCTCCATGGTCTCCGGTATGCCGTCGACCCGCGAGCCCACCACAGGGGTGGCGCATGCCTGGGCCTCGATGCTCACTATGCCGAAGGGCTCGCGAAGCGACGGCAGCACGAAGAGGTCGAGGGCCCGCATGATGCGCGGTATGTCGGGACGGCTGCCGGTGAGTATGACCCGCTCCGTCAGGCCGAGTCTCTCTATCATGGCCCTGAGCTCGTCGCGGTAGCGCAGGTGCCCGTCGAAGGCCGCGTCGCCGACGATGAGGAACCGGGCCTGCGGAAAGGTCCCGACGACCCGGGCGGCGGCCTCGATGAAGTGGCGGTGTCCCTTCCAGGGGTGCATGCGTCCCACGGTCCCCACGAGGGGGGCGTCCGATGGAACGCCGAGCTCGGCCCGCACCTCGCCGCCGTCGTCGCCGCGGTCGAAGCGCGAGAGGTCGATGCCGTAGGGGATGTAGTGGATCCGCTCTCGCGGAACACCCCGTTCCATCAGGTCGCGCTCCATGTCCCTGGAGGCGCAGATGACCTCGTCGGCCCTGCCGACGAAGAAGGACTCGACGGCGGCATAGAGCCTCTCCTTGGAGAAGGGCGAGTCCCAGTTGAGCCAGCCGTGGGCGAAGGCCACGACCGGCACCCCCAGCGAGCGGGCCGCGAGAGAGCCGACGGCGTCGCTCCGCGCGTCGTGCGTATGGACCAACTCGATATTATACCGCCTCACAAGCTCCCTTACGAGGGAAAAATCCTTGAGATCGAGGGGCGACGATATCTCGACGGGCTCGACCCGTATGCCCCGCCTTCGGGCCTCTTCGAGGAAGAGCGGGCTGCTTTTTGCGGGATCGACGACACAGGCCAGGCGGGCGTCGACCCGCTCCCCGTCGAAGCCGGCGAGGAGGTCGAGCAGGTACGTCTCCGGCCCGGTTAGGGTCGTTATGCCCCGGCAGTTTCGCACATGGAGAACCTTGATCAAGGCGATCCCCTCCTTTTCAGGACCACGATGCGCGGGTGGGTATAGAGCCAGTCGTGGGGCGGAAAGGAGCCGTCCGCCGCAAGGCCCATCACTCTCGGCACGTTGTCGAACCAGACGGGCTCGTAGCGGTCGCCGCCGAGCACAAGCCTCCCGCTCACGGCCCGCGCAAAGAACTCCCCCTCCACGGGATAGCGGGACTTCAGCCTTATGTACTGGCGGTACTCGAACTCGCTCAGCACGATGAGCTCCGGCCTTGAGCGTTCGAGCGCCGCCCTGTCGAGCCCCCGGTCAAGGGGAGAGACGGCCTCGATGCGGAACCTCTTCCTGTCCAGCGGCGGGGTGTAGAAGTCGGGCTCCCAGGCCACGGCCACGGTCAGGGGACGGTCCCCGGCATGATCGGCTATCCACCGCGCGGCGGCGTCCCTGTTGTCCTCGCCGGCCATGACGGCCACGTTGGCCGTCGAGGCCGCGCCGGACCAGAACACGGCCGCCGCGCCGAGTGCGGTGAGGCCGTATCTCCAGGGAGCGGAGCGGCGGAGCTCGAGGAGCCTGTGGAAGAGGCGGGCCGAGAAGATCGCCAGCACGGGCAGAAGCGGCACGGTGTAGCGCACGTGGCGCGCGCTTGCAAGACCCATTATGACGATGTAGGGGACGGCCCAGCCAAGGAGCGCCTTGTCGGCCCCCGTCCTTCTGTAGAGGGCGTAACCGAGCCCTGCGAGCGCCGCCGCGAGAAGCCCCGCCCCCATGCCCACGGGCAGCGCCGAGCCGAGGTAGTCGAGGTAGGCGTTGCCGTTGTCCATTGCGAAGAGCCTTGTCTCGCCGGTCACGGCGTTGCCGAGGAATATGGCGTCGACCCAGATCATGACCCCCTCGCGCAGGAACTCGCCGAAGGAGAGGAACACGTAGGGAGAGGTGAGGGCGAAGGCGCAGAAGGCGGCAAGACAGCACAGGAGAAGCCGCCTGTCGCACAGCGCCTCCCGCAGCCCCTTGCGCCGGCCGCCCCCGCCCGCCCCGTGGGCCGTGAAGAGCGATGCGACGGCCAGCACGGCGTAGTACTTGGTGCTCGCCGCGAGCCCGGCGCCCGCCCCGCCGAGGAGATACCACCTCGTCTCCGGCGAGCCGTACAGGCGCAGCGCGGCGTAGAGGGTGACCGTGACCCAGAACGTGGCCGGCACGTCGACGCTCATGTAGTGGGAGTTGACGACGAAGCCCGGCATGACGGCGAGAAAGAGCGCCGCCGTCACACCCACCCGCTCGGAGAAGGCCCGCGCCCCCGCCAGATAGGTCATGAAGACGCAGCCGACGGCGAAGGCCGCCGTCAGAAGCCTGCCGGCGAGATAGATGCGGCCCATCATGTCGGGCTCGGCGAAGTAGTACGCCTTCTCTCCCACGAGCTCCACGACTCCCGCGAGCGAGGCCGCCTTTAGCACGGCCGCCGTCAGGTATATCTGAAGCGTGGGGTAGATGAAGAAGCGGGGGTTGAAGTCCAGCTCGCCGGGCTCCATGTTGGCTATGGCCATGAGGAACTTGTGTTCGTCGGGGTGGTAGGAGCGCAGCGCCGGGGAGCCGGGATTCCCGGCGGCCTCCGAGGCCGGGTCCGTATAGTAGAGCGCCGACCTCTGGGCCGAGGGCAGCCCCCAGTCGATGCCCGTCAGGGTGAGGGCGGCCGAGAAGGCGAGTATGAACGAGAGCGGAAGCGCCTTCATGACGGTCTTCTTTCCCCGACGGTCCTTGCCAGCGCCTCGTCGAGCGGCGTGGGCCTGTAGCCGAGGTCGCGGCGGGCCGCCTCGATGTCGAAGGTATTGTCCCTTACGGCCCGTTCGATCTTTTCGGCCGTGACCGGCGCGCCGGCGAAGACCTTTTCGAGCAGGAGCGCCGGGGCCTTGACGAGCCACAGCGGTACGTGCACCCGCCGCCGCCGAAGCCCCATGGCGCGGGCCGCCCTGTCCACGAGGTCGTTGAAGCTCACCGCCTCGGGTCCTGCTATGAAGTAGCTGCGTCCCACGGCCCGCTCGCTTCGGGCCGCAAGCAGCAGCGCCTCGACGACGTCGCCCGCGTAGACGGGCTGGAGCCGGTAGCGGCCGTCGCCGAGCACCAGCACCACCGGCAGGCGGCGGATAAGGGCGAGCAGGCGGTTTATGTTCTTGTCGTAGCCCTCGCCGAAGACCTGCGAGGGGATGATCACCGTATAGTCGAGCTTCGACGAGGTGAGTATCCCGGCCTCGCGGCGCTTGCTCTCGCCGTAGCGGCTCCTCCCGGCCGAGAGGGCGACGGAGCTTCCCGTGTAGACGATGCGCCTCGGTCCCCGCTCCTCGAGGACGGAGACGACGGTCTCCATGCCCTTGACGTTGGTGGCGTCGAAGTGGGGGTCGCTGCGGGGATCGGCCGTGGCCAGGTGGAAGACCGTCTCCATGCCGTCAGCGGCCCGCTCGACGGCCGCCCTGTCGGTCATATCCCCTTCGACGAGCTCGACGCCGCCTGCGGGCAGGACCGCCCGGGCCCGCTCGCGTGAGCGAACCAGAGCCCGCACCGCCGCGCCCCGTTCCAGGAGAAGGGCCGTGAGCCTGCGGCCCATGAAACCCGTTGCCCCCGTCACGAGGCACCTCTTTCCGGTTACGGCGCCCATGGCTGCCTCAGCCCTTCTCGACGAGGGGGTCGTCGAGAAGCGAACATGCCGGGCTGAAGGGGAACTCGTCGAGCAGCCTCCTGAACTTGGCCTCCAGCGCGGCGAGGTTGAAGTAGTGGGTGAGGGCCTCGCGCACCGTCACCCGCGGTCTCGGCTGGTCGGGGTCGAAGTCCCAGGGGTGGACGTATACGACGGCCGGGCTCCCCTCGGCGTTTATGCGCCTTACGGCCCAGCGCGTGAAGCCGTAGGGCGCGGCCCTGAGGTAGAAGCCGCCGCAGACCGGGATGTTGCGTCCCAGGATCCTCACCGTCGAGCCCGGCACCTCGACGAACCCTTCCACCCCCTTCACCTTGTGCGGGAAGCGGTGGGCGCCGGGGATGCCGTAGAGGGGGTTTC includes:
- a CDS encoding NAD-dependent epimerase/dehydratase family protein gives rise to the protein MGAVTGKRCLVTGATGFMGRRLTALLLERGAAVRALVRSRERARAVLPAGGVELVEGDMTDRAAVERAADGMETVFHLATADPRSDPHFDATNVKGMETVVSVLEERGPRRIVYTGSSVALSAGRSRYGESKRREAGILTSSKLDYTVIIPSQVFGEGYDKNINRLLALIRRLPVVLVLGDGRYRLQPVYAGDVVEALLLAARSERAVGRSYFIAGPEAVSFNDLVDRAARAMGLRRRRVHVPLWLVKAPALLLEKVFAGAPVTAEKIERAVRDNTFDIEAARRDLGYRPTPLDEALARTVGERRPS
- a CDS encoding phospholipid carrier-dependent glycosyltransferase translates to MKALPLSFILAFSAALTLTGIDWGLPSAQRSALYYTDPASEAAGNPGSPALRSYHPDEHKFLMAIANMEPGELDFNPRFFIYPTLQIYLTAAVLKAASLAGVVELVGEKAYYFAEPDMMGRIYLAGRLLTAAFAVGCVFMTYLAGARAFSERVGVTAALFLAVMPGFVVNSHYMSVDVPATFWVTVTLYAALRLYGSPETRWYLLGGAGAGLAASTKYYAVLAVASLFTAHGAGGGGRRKGLREALCDRRLLLCCLAAFCAFALTSPYVFLSFGEFLREGVMIWVDAIFLGNAVTGETRLFAMDNGNAYLDYLGSALPVGMGAGLLAAALAGLGYALYRRTGADKALLGWAVPYIVIMGLASARHVRYTVPLLPVLAIFSARLFHRLLELRRSAPWRYGLTALGAAAVFWSGAASTANVAVMAGEDNRDAAARWIADHAGDRPLTVAVAWEPDFYTPPLDRKRFRIEAVSPLDRGLDRAALERSRPELIVLSEFEYRQYIRLKSRYPVEGEFFARAVSGRLVLGGDRYEPVWFDNVPRVMGLAADGSFPPHDWLYTHPRIVVLKRRGSP
- a CDS encoding glycosyltransferase family 1 protein; its protein translation is MIKVLHVRNCRGITTLTGPETYLLDLLAGFDGERVDARLACVVDPAKSSPLFLEEARRRGIRVEPVEISSPLDLKDFSLVRELVRRYNIELVHTHDARSDAVGSLAARSLGVPVVAFAHGWLNWDSPFSKERLYAAVESFFVGRADEVICASRDMERDLMERGVPRERIHYIPYGIDLSRFDRGDDGGEVRAELGVPSDAPLVGTVGRMHPWKGHRHFIEAAARVVGTFPQARFLIVGDAAFDGHLRYRDELRAMIERLGLTERVILTGSRPDIPRIMRALDLFVLPSLREPFGIVSIEAQACATPVVGSRVDGIPETMEEGVTGLLVEPGDSVELAEAVERLLSHRERLGEMGEAGRSYVRRRFGVERMVAETERLYRKMLRGTLSAEG
- a CDS encoding radical SAM protein, which produces MTPHQGPSASALLPDACTRSGEEPQGEKMLGRLTGLPLQYLRIKRFKVAPIWATLDLTWNCNCRCSYCNYWRDDHEDLPADAMKLVIDRLGELGVVYLGLSGGEPLLRKDVVELTAHAKALGLFVGMNTNGTVGRLDVYDALMAAGIDTICFSIDGASAATHEMFRKNCPFHRVVDTIRKVVALRDEKGYGTRISTGTVIHRGNVHEVEEIARLRVTLGVDRNNFQPVWLGEVADEFRSEVGFGPADREVLEKAARTLAALPGSNLGAYSELLPDYYTDYDKVRSIECYGGRAFVYVDPRGVIHPCSIMLEPMGDLTRNDWRERLASDQTREILARAAGQQCPGCSLVCYMERNIMLNNVTRPALLRELVFRRYLPGLLRSGRSGERGR
- a CDS encoding radical SAM protein, whose product is MARRGGRRVPLRGRFRSRRQGGAREGGPHARRPARLQPRGLQRAAARLLHGLRQGPLHRVLRRTGLRLRRPPGRHPPLLDHARADGRSHAQRLARTPGLRPDEGDTGARRGPAVSGLLARLLHGAQHHAQQRDEAGPAARARLQALPAGASALREVRGARPVRILFVNPPVSKKDRYGALAAAGSYSPPLALTNLAAVTRERGWETAIIDAQVEELGHDETISRIDAFRPDIVGITSTTSTFPSGAELAELVKELDRRITVIAGGVHVSALPERSLLEHRAIDAVVLGEGEETVAELVAALKEGSPLEEVRGLALRKGEKVVFTGPRPLIQDLDSLPLPAWEMLPRFPRAYCIQTQSVANFPSTSVCTSRGCTGKCTFCDRRIFGSNLRAHSAPYVMALIKDLYHNHGVRDIQFEDDNFMLFKKRLFEVCDMIRAERLDLTWSCQARVDMVRLETLKKMKEAGCWMILYGVESGSERILKMMKKEISREKILRAIDLAHKAGIMCKGFFITGFLGEDRESLDETYEFIKRAPFDDISLHYYTPFPGSPAYNSVERYGLFKKDFKTMTYYKPVFIPKGLTERDLIDHSKRCYRSFYLRPRTMLNYLRRIKGPGHIIHFAKGLGALVKYMFTAKE